One part of the Aspergillus luchuensis IFO 4308 DNA, chromosome 5, nearly complete sequence genome encodes these proteins:
- a CDS encoding small nuclear ribonucleoprotein-associated protein (COG:A;~EggNog:ENOG410PPAD;~InterPro:IPR010920,IPR001163;~PFAM:PF01423), producing MAANKQGKMQNLINYRMRVTLNDGRQMTGQMLAFDKHMNLVLADTEEFRRVKRKSKPAAGSTNAPLVEAEEKRTLGLTIVRGTHVVSCSVDGPPPADPSARLGTAGPGAAAAAATLAAGPGISKPAGRGLPVGLGGPAAGVGGPPPPPGGFPGFPPGGAFPGVPPPGFAGRGGAPGGPPGFAPPPGFAPQGAPPGAFQPPPGFQPPGQGRGFPPPGFGGR from the exons CAAAACCTC ATCAACTACCGGATGAGAGTCACCCTCAATGATGGCCGACAGATGACGGGACAGATGCTCGCTTTCGATAAG CACATGAACCTCGTCCTCGCCGATACAGAAGAATTCCGTCGCGTCAAGCGCAAGTCCAAGCCCGCCGCCGGTTCGACCAACGCACCTCTTgtcgaagccgaagaaaagCGCACCCTGGGTCTTACCATTGTTCGCGGTACACATGTCGTCTCTTGCTCCGTTGATGGACCTCCTCCCGCCGATCCCTCTGCCCGACTTGGTACTGCTGGCCCTGGTGCAGCTGCCGCAGCTGCCACTCTCGCAGCTGGCCCTGGAATTAGCAAACCCGCTGGACGTGGTCTGCCGGTCGGTCTGGGAGGCCCTGCTGCGGGTGTTGGTGgccctcccccgccgcccGGCGGTTTCCCTGGTTTCCCTCCTGGTGGTGCTTTCCCTGGAGTTCCCCCTCCGGGCTTcgctggtcgtggtggtgccCCTGGTGGACCTC CTGGCTTCGCTCCTCCCCCGGGATTCGCGCCTCAGGGTGCTCCTC CGGGTGCTTTCCAGCCCCCACCGGGATTCCAGCCCCCGGGACAGGGACGCGGATTCCCTCCACCCGGCTTTGGTGGACGGTGA